In a genomic window of Zootoca vivipara chromosome 5, rZooViv1.1, whole genome shotgun sequence:
- the C5H10orf71 gene encoding cardiac-enriched FHL2-interacting protein, protein MQVNKKHADGQSDSSSIGSFLDDTDREVCSLTDRAFKSLCVAELESSYTEVDPVVSPNISHQFSSKFPQGPWNHAIKKNTLPNKGLPKTEEHSTFQQFPNDTQEGQNATINITPSIRMKMGLPVPSLHNYKHTSKVSSLIKTFDKAENREASATAKQPVRNSLAKLPLICGGNMAFWGGKTILNIQKELSEFSEPFQDMANASGRPELHELHRRQNKMDLACHGPRGFYRQADASNIRTSNATAVSRKAAKKRTGKAKEPARKGSFLHSENSAFESWNLHHKKLETGGPTEIILKEGNLTYFEETPFFREARIGECKPSPPKVTDPVISEQDFSGAFPQKPLSPASLSPLPLAQVPFPPQANAKDVVSQVLPPQASDLPPSVPRIPTPPSLTSETSFPPSSQVSESLKASTPPQSLPQASVPPEAAAHVVSALAPVPHVTALSEKANNSEFKSELKNVCPPWRKQKKELGGTELTQEIAPEVLRMKDSSYKKPPDVTPMVESSTDESHVASSDPSSPPFNISKLLTPVLPPKQDREPSEGQSFLVAPPISEAGTAKETEERTLYSSQNNYKSKAPSLLFNLKDIRKRVKSTYSPSPLLRILDDKKIKEQDGMKASVTAANTLEGSNKKMVKADKTAHKPSEQMDTTNSFGHFIDSYLTPEDSEMSSLTDFHPNEHHVRQYSPSNSHLADVPTDLEAHVASFHLQDLKNKPVAPSHSAEAEPQVSPYLFFTPEEDTNDNGNQACPPTGKEHRGKRSNSSSEQSFVSVVDQPFNDDSFSLMQLFQKACHQESQRSKNEWSVEEKLCSKEEEEEESRGEKQLHDYSLSIRGCHTDEKHEDQEEQGKNENAAQEIDVKEKREDKWKSMDSASEAKLEGPLTPTSPSSLKPNMFMIKDNTFKSSPVIKAVKLPLLRSLSCEEAITGSHAEAERQTLGPIRSTPNIQEVDLSLSRNRSQQDVRDAATGRDADESRSMPGSVSCQVVGKSPLMTEYTLREGPEGVYMQELVGEDEGANIAPGLAQKGLKSGEKQLARDKEKARAGKLRRNSSSQPILSFEGDPAQNRQRFPAREKANYFKNNLLSKRRGGSCVKKIISQEVRSPTISETHSHASSDVFRDTSASSGTLTISTIPSPRSSSAMQSAFTSPFSDTSAVSNVPQAEKITNSSSLQGGTECGKRSSALETFDLMQTGQLSGDAGSSPVANERLQMAKTVAKPPAVPPKSEKALRRAKKLASKRKKTEAQQKRLQDEAPSHCGDIATLQPVQSSLSPICLNSSLTPSESHLVRLQPAPSLSPTPSLPATTQRKLLQDPDSGEYFIVDLPVQFKTFYDPESGRYIQLSIPPSKRNLAQTPSSESVPSSYVLYPSILPTRVASVPVQASPSQFSESASLMQRALLESASDCSQGGHYPEPLGSQPYIEPAMCDVHSHEVDGSQYNFEKDVSLPDNADIISMGALEDFAVEGVS, encoded by the coding sequence ATGCAAGTGAATAAGAAGCACGCCGATGGGCAAAGCGACTCCTCCAGCATTGGGAGCTTCCTGGATGACACAGACAGAGAAGTCTGCAGTCTCACCGACCGAGCCTTCAAAAGTCTGTGTGTGGCTGAGCTCGAATCATCTTACACAGAGGTCGATCCAGTTGTTTCACCCAACATCTCCCACCAGTTCTCGAGCAAATTTCCCCAAGGCCCATGGAACCATGCCATCAAGAAAAATACTCTCCCTAACAAGGGACTGCCAAAAACCGAGGAGCATTCAACATTCCAGCAGTTTCCAAACGATACCCAAGAAGGTCAAAACGCCACTATTAACATCACCCCAAGCATTAGGATGAAGATGGGTTTGCCAGTGCCTAGCCTGCACAATTATAAACATACCTCAAAAGTTTCCTCCTTGATAAAGACCTTTGATAAAGCTGAGAACCGGGAGGCTTCAGCAACAGCCAAGCAACCAGTTAGAAACAGTTTGGCAAAACTCCCCTTAATTTGCGGGGGCAACATGGCTTTCTGGGGTGGCAAAACCATTTTAAACATCCAGAAGGAACTCTCGGAGTTTTCCGAGCCATTCCAGGACATGGCAAATGCAAGTGGGAGGCCCGAACTGCACGAACTGCAcagaaggcagaacaaaatggACTTGGCCTGTCACGGTCCACGTGGTTTCTATCGTCAGGCGGATGCTTCAAATATTCGAACGTCCAATGCCACCGCTGTCTCGAGAAAGGCGGCAAAAAAACGAACTGGGAAAGCCAAAGAGCCAGCTAGAAAGGGCAGCTTTCTACACAGCGAGAACAGTGCCTTTGAATCATGGAATCTGCATCATAAAAAACTTGAGACGGGCGGGCCTACTGAAATTATACTCAAAGAAGGAAACCTGACATACTTTGAAGAAACACCTTTCTTTAGAGAGGCCCGTATTGGTGAATGTAAACCATCTCCCCCAAAGGTCACAGATCCTGTAATTTCAGAACAGGATTTCTCAGGTGCCTTTCCACAAAAACCACTCTCTCCAGCCTCCCTCTCTCCATTACCTCTGGCCCAGGTGCCTTTTCCTCCTCAGGCTAATGCTAAAGACGTTGTTTCACAGGTGTTGCCACCCCAAGCTTCTGATCTGCCGCCATCTGTGCCCAGGATTCCTACACCACCATCCCTTACATCTGAAACCTCTTTTCCGCCATCTTCGCAGGTTTCCGAGTCACTGAAGGCTTCCACTCCACCACAATCTCTGCCTCAGGCCTCTGTTCCACCAGAAGCAGCAGCCCACGTCGTCAGTGCATTAGCACCCGTGCCTCATGTTACTGCGTTGTCAGAGAAGGCTAACAATTCAGAATTTAAGTCTGAGCTGAAGAATGTTTGTCCACCTTGGAGGAAACAAAAGAAAGAGCTTGGAGGGACAGAGCTGACCCAGGAGATTGCGCCAGAAGTGCTAAGAATGAAGGACTCCTCATACAAAAAGCCACCTGACGTCACTCCTATGGTTGAATCATCCACAGATGAGTCCCACGTGGCTTCATCCGACCCCTCTAGTCCTCCTTTCAACATCTCAAAACTTTTAACTCCAGTCCTACCACCTAAGCAAGACAGAGAGCCCTCAGAAGGCCAGTCGTTTCTGGTAGCTCCTCCCATATCTGAAGCTGGGACTGCCAAAGAAACGGAGGAGAGGACACTCTATTCTTCTCAGAACAATTATAAGTCAAAAGCACCGAGTTTGCTGTTCAACCTGAAGGATATCCGAAAACGTGTGAAGAGCACTTACAGTCCCTCCCCTCTCCTAAGAATCCTTGACGACAAAAAGATTAAGGAGCAAGACGGCATGAAAGCAAGTGTCACAGCCGCCAATACGCTAgaaggaagcaataaaaaaatgGTCAAGGCTGACAAAACAGCTCATAAGCCTTCTGAACAAATGGACACCACCAATTCCTTTGGGCATTTCATTGACAGCTACCTGACTCCAGAGGACAGTGAGATGTCATCTCTGACTGACTTCCACCCAAATGAGCACCATGTAAGACAGTATTCTCCATCCAACTCTCACCTTGCAGATGTGCCAACCGACCTAGAAGCACATGTTGCAAGTTTCCATCTGCAGGATCTTAAAAATAAACCAGTTGCTCCAAGTCACAGTGCTGAGGCGGAACCCCAAGTATCCCCATATTTATTTTTCACACCTGAAGAGGACACAAACGACAATGGAAATCAAGCGTGCCCACCGACTGGAAAGGAACACCGAGGCAAAAGGAGCAACAGCTCTTCCGAACAATCTTTTGTCTCCGTTGTAGACCAGCCATTTAATGACGACTCTTTTTCTCTAATGCAGCTCTTTCAGAAAGCATGCCATCAAGAAAGCCAGAGGAGTAAGAATGAATGGAGTGTGGAAGAAAAGCTATgtagcaaggaggaggaggaggaggagtcgaGGGGGGAGAAGCAATTGCATGACTACAGTCTGAGCATCCGTGGCTGTCACACGGATGAGAAGCATGAGGACCAGGAAGAGCAAGGTAAAAATGAGAATGCAGCGCAAGAAATAGACGtgaaggagaagagagaagacAAATGGAAAAGCATGGATTCGGCATCAGAAGCCAAGCTGGAAGGGCCATTAACACCAACTTCACCAAGTTCACTGAAGCCCAATATGTTCATGATTAAAGACAACACGTTCAAGTCATCGCCGGTGATCAAAGCGGTCAAGTTGCCTCTGCTCAGGTCTTTGTCCTGTGAAGAAGCCATCACTGGCAGTCACGCGGAAGCTGAAAGACAGACTTTGGGACCCATTCGTTCTACTCCAAATATTCAAGAGGTGGACTTGTCTTTGTCAAGAAACAGAAGCCAGCAGGACGTGAGGGATGCTGCAACAGGCAGAGATGCTGATGAATCAAGATCCATGCCAGGCAGCGTGAGCTGTCAAGTGGTAGGGAAAAGCCCCTTAATGACAGAATACACTCTTAGAGAAGGACCAGAGGGGGTCTATATGCAGGAACTGGTGGGAGAAGATGAAGGAGCTAATATTGCACCAGGGTTAGCACAGAAAGGTTTGAAAAGCGGCGAGAAACAGTTGGCCAGGGACAAAGAAAAGGCTAGAGCTGGGAAACTGAGGCGTAATTCTTCCAGCCAACCGATTCTTagttttgaaggtgacccagcaCAAAACAGGCAAAGGTTCCCTGCGAGAGAAAAGGCGAACTATTTTAAGAACAATCTCTTATCTAAACGCAGAGGTGGTTCTTGCGTGAAAAAGATAATAAGTCAAGAGGTGAGATCTCCCACGATATCGGAGACACATTCTCATGCTTCCAGTGATGTTTTCCGGGATACATCAGCATCATCGGGTACCCTAACCATTTCCACCATACCAAGCCCAAGGTCAAGCAGTGCGATGCAATCTGCCTTCACAAGTCCTTTTTCAGATACGTCTGCAGTCTCCAATGTACCGCAGGCTGAAAAAATAACAAATTCCTCTTCGTTGCAAGGAGgaacagagtgtggaaagaggtcCTCTGCCTTGGAGACATTTGATCTGATGCAGACAGGTCAACTCTCGGGAGATGCTGGCAGCTCTCCTGTTGCAAATGAGAGGCTTCAGATGGCGAAGACAGTAGCCAAGCCCCCGGCTGTACCACCCAAATCAGAAAAGGCATTACGGCGGGCAAAGAAACTggcaagcaagaggaagaaaacGGAGGCACAGCAGAAAAGGCTACAGGATGAAGCTCCATCCCACTGCGGCGATATTGCAACTTTGCAACCGGTCCAATCCTCACTCTCGCCAATATGCCTTAATTCTTCCTTGACACCATCAGAATCTCACCTGGTGAGGCTACAACCTGCCCCGTCATTAAGTCCCACGCCCTCTTTACCTGCCACAACCCAGCGTAAGCTGCTTCAGGATCCAGATTCAGGAGAGTATTTCATTGTAGATTTACCCGTTCAGTTTAAGACCTTTTATGATCCAGAGAGCGGCAGGTACATCCAGCTCTCGATTCCTCCTTCAAAAAGGAACTTGGCTCAAACGCCCTCTTCAGAGAGTGTCCCTTCTTCCTACGTCTTGTACCCCAGCATTCTCCCAACCAGAGTTGCATCTGTTCCGGTACAGGCATCGCCATCTCAATTTTCTGAATCGGCTTCCCTTATGCAAAGAGCCCTCTTGGAATCGGCTTCAGACTGCTCACAAGGTGGCCACTACCCAGAACCTCTTGGGAGCCAACCTTATATTGAGCCTGCCATGTGTGATGTTCACAGTCATGAAGTGGATGGGTCACAGTATAACTTCGAGAAGGACGTGAGCCTCCCCGACAATGCTGACATCATTTCAATGGGTGCGCTTGAAGATTTTGCTGTGGAAGGTGTGTCGTGA